In the genome of Streptomyces sp. P3, the window TCGAGCCCGCCCACGCGGCCGTCTTCGAGGACGCGCTGGCCGGCATGGACGCGGGCCGCGCCGGGAACTTCGGGCACGTCGTCGGCGTTGACCGGGTCGGACAGACCGACGCGCTGTACGCGCACGGCGCCGACGTCGTCGTCAAGGATCTGGACGACCTCATCGGGCAGGAAGGGGACGCGTGATCACCGACCGGTCCTACACCGTCGAGCCGTGGTGCGTGCGCGAGACGCAGCTCAACCTGGACGTCCTGGCCCAGAGCGAGTCCGTGTTCGCGCTCTCCAACGGCCACGTCGGCTGGCGCGGCAACCTCGACGAGGGCGAGCCGCACGGCCTGCCCGGCGCCTACCTGAACGGCGTGCACGAACTGCACCCCCTGCCCTACGCCGAGGCGGGCTACGGCTACCCCGAATCCGGGCAGACGGTCATCAACATCACCAACGGCAAGATCCTGCGGCTGCTGGTCGACGACGAGCCCTTCGACCTGCGCTACGGCCGGCTCGTCGCGCACGAGCGCGTGCTCGACCTGCGGCGCGGCGTGCTGGAGCGCACCTGCGAGTGGACCTCGCCGGCCGGCTCCACGGTCAGGGTGCGCTCGACCCGGCTGGTGTCGCTCGCCCAGCGGGCCGTCGCCGCCGTCGCCTACGAGGTGGAGGCCGTCGGCAGCCGCTCCCGGGTGGTGATCCAGTCCGAGCTGGTCACCAACGAGAGCCTGCCCGACCCCGACGGCGACCCGCGCACGGCCCGCGCCCTGAAGTCGCCGCTGGAACCCGAGGAGGACGTCGCGGTGGGCCGCCGGCTGCGGCTGGTCCACCGCACGAAGCGCAGCGGGCTGCGCGTCGCCGTGGCCGCCGACCACGAGGTGAGCGGCCCCGAGCGGACCACCCTCAGCAGCGAGAGCAACGTCGACGTGGCCCGGCTGACCATCACCTCCGTGCTGGAGCCCGGCCAGCGGCTGCGGGTGGAGAAGCTCGTCGCCCACGGCTGGTCCGGGGTCCGCTCCCGGCCCGCGATGAGCGATCAGGTGGAGGCCGCCCTCGCCGCGGCCGGGCACAGCGGATGGGAGGGCCTCCTCGAAGAACAGCGCGCCTACCTGGACGACTTCTGGACCCGCGCGGACGTCGAGGTGGACGGCGACGAGGAGATCCAGCAGGCCGTCCGCTTCGCCCTCTTCCACGTCCTGCAGGCCGGCGCCCGCGCCGAGCAGCGCGCCATCCCCGCCAAGGGGCTGACCGGCTCCGGCTACGACGGCCACGCCTTCTGGGACACCGAGACGTTCGTGCTGCCCCTGCTCACCTATACCGCGCCCGTGGCGGTCGCCGAGGCCCTGCGCTGGCGGCAGAACACCCTCCCCGCGGCCCGGGAGCGCGCGGCCCAGCTCGGTCTGCGCGGCGCGGCCTTCCCCTGGCGGACCATCGAGGGGTCCGAGGGCTCGGCCTACTGGCCGGCCGGGACGGCGGCCTTCCACGTCAACGCCGACATCGCCGACGCCGTGGTGCGGTACGTGGAGGCCACCGGCGACCGCGACTTCGAACGGAGCACCGGCGTCGAGCTGCTGACCGAGACGGCCCGGCTGTGGCGGGCGCTCGGCCACCACGACGCGCACGGCCACTTTCACATCGACGGGGTGACCGGCCCCGACGAGTACAGCGCGGTCGCCGACGACAACGTGTACACCAACCTCATGGCCAGGGCGAACCTCCTCGCCGCCGCGGAGGCCGTCGAACGCCATCCGCAGGAGGCCGCCCGGCTGGGCGTCGACGACGAGGAGAGCGCGGCCTGGCGGGACGCGGCCGAGGCGATGTCCGTGCCCTACAACCACGATCTCGGCGTCCACGAACAGCACGCCGGCTTCACCCGCTACCAGCACTGGGACTTCGACGGCACCCGCCCCGACCAGTACCCCCTGCTCCTGCACTTCCCCTACTTCGACCTCTACCGCAAGCAGGTGGTCAAGCAGGCGGACCTCGTCCTGGCGATGTACACCTGCGACGGCCACTTCGACGACGAACAGCTCGCCCGCAACTTCGCCTACTACGAGCCGCTGACCGTCCGCGACTCCTCGCTGTCCGCCTGCTGCCAGGCGGTCGTCGCCGCCCGGGCCGGACATCTGCGGCTGGCCTACGAGTACACGGCGGAGGCCGCGCTGATGGACCTGGCCGACCTCGAGCACAACACCCGGGACGGACTGCACATCGCGTCCCTGGCCGGCACCTGGACGGCCCTGGTCGCCGGGTTCGGCGGGCTGCGCAGGGACGCGGACAGCCTGCGGTTCGCGCCCCGGCTGCCGGAGCGGTTCAGCCGCCTCGCCTTCAGCGTGCAGGTGCTCGGCCGCTGCCTGCGGGTGGAGATCGGACCGGAGAAGACCGCGTACACCCTGCTGTCCGGGGCGCCGCTGACGATCCGCCACCACGGGGAGCCCGTCCACGTGAACGGAGACGGTCCCGTCGTGCGCCCCGCGCCGCCGGTCCCGGCCCGTCCGACGCCCCGCCAGCCGACGCACCGGGGCCCCAACTTCCGCTGACGGCAGTACGCTTCCGCAGGCGACGGGGACCCGCGCCCCACCCTCAGTCGCGCACTCCGTGGTCCTTGCGGTACTTGACGATCTGCTGTGCCGGGTCGCCCGTGCAGGACCACGGTGTGCGCGTCGCCCGGCGGCCGAGTCCGGCCAGGAGCGGGGCCGCCACATCGCGGACCCGCGCCGCGCACGCCGCGTGGGCCAGGTGGTTGACGTCGCGCAGCTCACCCGGGGCGACGGCGCCCTCCCCGCGGCCGGCGAACCAGCGTTCCCAGGTGCGGCGGACGTCGCTGACCGCACCGTCGTTGTTCCAGTGCTGGGCGAGGGCCACCGAGGCGGAAGGGCCGTGCGCGGTGTCGAGGGAGTGGCGGAACTCCTCCACGCGCGCGTACTGCACCAGCACCGGCAGCGGGCAGCCCGGCGGAGCCACCCCCGCAGCGTCCCGGGCGAAGTCGTACATCAGCCCGTGCGAGCCGTGCCAGCGGGCGGAGTAGT includes:
- a CDS encoding glycoside hydrolase family 65 protein, with product MITDRSYTVEPWCVRETQLNLDVLAQSESVFALSNGHVGWRGNLDEGEPHGLPGAYLNGVHELHPLPYAEAGYGYPESGQTVINITNGKILRLLVDDEPFDLRYGRLVAHERVLDLRRGVLERTCEWTSPAGSTVRVRSTRLVSLAQRAVAAVAYEVEAVGSRSRVVIQSELVTNESLPDPDGDPRTARALKSPLEPEEDVAVGRRLRLVHRTKRSGLRVAVAADHEVSGPERTTLSSESNVDVARLTITSVLEPGQRLRVEKLVAHGWSGVRSRPAMSDQVEAALAAAGHSGWEGLLEEQRAYLDDFWTRADVEVDGDEEIQQAVRFALFHVLQAGARAEQRAIPAKGLTGSGYDGHAFWDTETFVLPLLTYTAPVAVAEALRWRQNTLPAARERAAQLGLRGAAFPWRTIEGSEGSAYWPAGTAAFHVNADIADAVVRYVEATGDRDFERSTGVELLTETARLWRALGHHDAHGHFHIDGVTGPDEYSAVADDNVYTNLMARANLLAAAEAVERHPQEAARLGVDDEESAAWRDAAEAMSVPYNHDLGVHEQHAGFTRYQHWDFDGTRPDQYPLLLHFPYFDLYRKQVVKQADLVLAMYTCDGHFDDEQLARNFAYYEPLTVRDSSLSACCQAVVAARAGHLRLAYEYTAEAALMDLADLEHNTRDGLHIASLAGTWTALVAGFGGLRRDADSLRFAPRLPERFSRLAFSVQVLGRCLRVEIGPEKTAYTLLSGAPLTIRHHGEPVHVNGDGPVVRPAPPVPARPTPRQPTHRGPNFR